A portion of the Natronogracilivirga saccharolytica genome contains these proteins:
- a CDS encoding tryptophanase gives MTLSPLDSKTIIEPFRIRSVEPIQFTDMEERKRLLKEARWNPFLLKAEDVLIDLLTDSGTGAMSSRQWSAMIESDESYAGSSSYYKFDSAVRDITGFRHVIPTHQGRAAENILFSLMVSAGQSVIPNNTHFDTTRAHVEHKGGEARDLLIAEGYRPQTDHPFKGNMDTDKLESTIRDVGADRIPVIMLTVTNNSGGGQPVSMANIREVSRIARKYGIPFFLDACRFAENCWFIKTREPGFEHSSPIEIARELFSYADGCTMSAKKDGMSNIGGFLALNDDDMARQCRSLSILTEGFPTYGGMAGYDMEAVAAGLHEALDEGYLRYRIRSTAYLGEKLTDAGIAIIRPTGGHAVYIDAREMLPHIPSLQYPAWSLTNALYLTGGIRAVEIGSVMFGLQPDGTEREAPMELVRLAIPRRVYTQSHIDYLAEVVIHTYRQREHLCGYRITDAPSVLRHFSAELEPLEGDQ, from the coding sequence ATGACTTTGTCCCCGCTGGATAGCAAAACCATAATTGAACCGTTCCGCATCCGGTCTGTTGAGCCGATTCAATTTACCGATATGGAGGAGCGGAAACGGCTTTTGAAAGAGGCGCGATGGAATCCATTTTTGCTGAAGGCCGAAGATGTGCTCATAGACCTGTTAACCGACAGCGGGACCGGGGCGATGTCTTCCCGCCAATGGTCGGCCATGATTGAAAGCGACGAATCGTATGCCGGTTCCTCATCCTACTACAAATTCGACTCAGCTGTCCGGGACATCACCGGTTTCAGGCATGTCATCCCGACACATCAGGGCCGCGCTGCTGAAAATATTTTGTTCAGCCTGATGGTGTCCGCCGGTCAGAGTGTCATTCCCAACAACACCCATTTTGATACGACCCGTGCCCATGTGGAGCACAAGGGTGGTGAGGCCCGGGATTTGCTGATCGCCGAGGGCTACCGTCCGCAGACCGATCATCCATTCAAGGGGAACATGGATACCGATAAACTGGAGTCGACGATACGTGACGTCGGGGCAGACCGCATCCCGGTCATCATGCTTACGGTTACCAACAATTCCGGAGGCGGTCAGCCGGTCAGCATGGCAAACATCCGTGAGGTATCCCGCATTGCCCGGAAGTACGGCATCCCCTTTTTTCTGGATGCCTGCCGGTTTGCGGAAAACTGCTGGTTCATCAAAACAAGAGAACCCGGTTTCGAACATTCGTCGCCCATTGAGATTGCCAGGGAGCTGTTCAGCTACGCCGACGGCTGCACCATGAGCGCAAAAAAGGACGGCATGTCAAATATTGGCGGTTTTCTGGCACTAAATGATGATGACATGGCCCGGCAGTGCCGCAGCCTCAGCATTTTGACGGAGGGGTTTCCGACGTATGGCGGCATGGCCGGTTATGATATGGAAGCCGTTGCCGCTGGCTTGCATGAAGCGCTCGATGAGGGATATCTGCGCTATCGCATCCGGTCCACCGCCTATCTCGGTGAAAAGCTCACGGATGCGGGAATCGCCATCATCCGGCCAACAGGCGGGCATGCGGTTTACATCGATGCCCGGGAGATGCTGCCACACATCCCGTCGCTGCAATATCCGGCCTGGAGTCTTACCAACGCTCTTTATCTGACCGGCGGCATCCGGGCTGTGGAGATCGGAAGTGTGATGTTCGGATTGCAGCCGGACGGCACCGAACGCGAAGCGCCGATGGAGCTGGTGCGGCTGGCCATTCCCCGGCGCGTCTACACGCAGAGCCATATTGATTATCTGGCAGAGGTGGTCATTCACACGTACCGGCAGCGGGAACATCTTTGCGGTTATCGCATTACTGATGCTCCGAGTGTGCTGCGCCATTTTTCGGCTGAGCTGGAGCCGCTGGAAGGTGATCAGTGA